The Lampris incognitus isolate fLamInc1 chromosome 7, fLamInc1.hap2, whole genome shotgun sequence genome window below encodes:
- the lhx1a gene encoding LIM/homeobox protein Lhx1 has protein sequence MVHCAGCERPILDRFLLNVLDRAWHVKCVQCCECKCNLTEKCFSREGKLYCKNDFFRRFGTKCAGCSQGISPNDLVRRARSKVFHLNCFTCMMCNKQLSTGEELYIIDENKFVCKEDYLSNASVKDTNLLSVTACSDPSLSPDCQDQLQDDVGLKDSEIAALSDKEAGNNENDDQNLGGKRRGPRTTIKAKQLETLKAAFAATPKPTRHIREQLAQETGLNMRVIQVWFQNRRSKERRMKQLSALGARRHAFFRSPRRMRTLVDRLEPGELIPNGPFSYYGDYQSEYYGPGGNYDFFPQGPPSSQAQTPVDLPFVPSSGPAGTPLGGMDHPLPGHHPSSEVQRFSDIMSHHPGDSPSPEPGIPGPMHSISSEVFGPSPPFTSLSLNGSGYNSHLSHPPSEMNEGTVW, from the exons ATGGTACACTGCGCTGGCTGCGAGAGGCCTATCCTGGACCGCTTCCTGCTCAACGTGCTGGACCGAGCGTGGCACGTCAAGTGCGTTCAGTGCTGCGAGTGCAAATGCAACTTAACAGAGAAATGCTTCTCTCGCGAAGGGAAACTCTATTGCAAAAATGACTTCTTTAG GCGGTTCGGCACCAAGTGCGCGGGCTGTTCGCAGGGCATTTCCCCCAACGACCTGGTGCGGAGGGCGAGGAGCAAAGTGTTTCACCTGAACTGCTTCACCTGCATGATGTGCAACAAGCAGCTGTCCACCGGGGAGGAGCTCTACATCATAGACGAGAACAAATTCGTTTGCAAGGAAGATTACCTAAGCAACGCCAGTGTAAAGGACACCAACCTTCTCTCAG TAACGGCATGCAGCGACCCCAGCCTATCGCCGGACTGCCAGGACCAGCTGCAGGACGACGTCGGCCTGAAGGACTCTGAAATAGCCGCGCTGTCCGACAAGGAGGCGGGAAATAACGAGAACGACGACCAGAACCTGGGCGGGAAGCGGCGCGGGCCCCGCACCACCATCAAGGCCAAGCAGCTGGAGACGCTGAAGGCGGCCTTCGCGGCCACGCCGAAGCCCACCAGGCACATCAGGGAGCAGCTCGCCCAGGAGACGGGGCTGAATATGAGAGTTATTCAG GTCTGGTTCCAGAACCGGCGGTCCAAAGAGAGGCGCATGAAGCAGCTGAGCGCGCTCGGCGCCAGGCGGCACGCCTTCTTCCGCAGCCCGAGGAGGATGAGGACGCTGGTGGACAGGCTCGAGCCCGGGGAGCTCATCCCCAACGGGCCGTTCTCCTACTACGGAG ATTATCAAAGCGAGTACTACGGCCCGGGAGGGAACTATGACTTCTTTCCTCAGGGGCCTCCGTCGTCGCAGGCGCAGACCCCGGTAGACCTCCCCTTCGTGCCCTCTTCAGGGCCTGCAGGGACTCCCCTCGGAGGCATGGACCATCCCCTGCCAGGTCACCACCCCTCCAGTGAAGTGCAGCGGTTCTCTGATATCATGTCCCACCACCCCGGGGACTCCCCCAGCCCAGAGCCCGGCATCCCAGGGCCCATGCACAGCATCTCCTCCGAGGTGTTTGGCCCCAGCCCCCCCTTTACCTCACTGTCACTGAACGGCAGCGGATACAACAGCCACCTGTCCCATCCTCCCTCGGAAATGAACGAGGGTACTGTCTGGTAG